A region from the Mesorhizobium sp. J8 genome encodes:
- a CDS encoding type II toxin-antitoxin system VapC family toxin, producing the protein MFVDAAAIVAMLSNEVEAERCARAVTEASAPFTSAIAMWEAAMALARPEKLAIPVVRSAEIVNRFLEERAIALRELPPAVEAATLSIEAASRFRSNAMRLNMADCFHYACARHYAVPMLSTADEFRLTDLETVP; encoded by the coding sequence ATGTTTGTCGACGCAGCAGCCATCGTCGCGATGCTAAGCAATGAGGTCGAAGCCGAGCGCTGCGCACGAGCGGTCACGGAAGCGTCGGCACCGTTCACTTCCGCCATCGCCATGTGGGAGGCAGCGATGGCGCTGGCGCGGCCGGAAAAGCTGGCCATACCGGTCGTCAGAAGTGCGGAGATTGTAAACCGCTTTCTTGAAGAGCGGGCAATTGCGCTGCGCGAGCTTCCGCCTGCGGTCGAGGCAGCGACGCTATCTATCGAGGCCGCGTCACGGTTTCGCAGCAACGCCATGCGCCTGAACATGGCGGATTGTTTCCACTACGCTTGCGCGCGCCACTACGCGGTTCCGATGCTCTCCACGGCCGACGAATTCAGGCTCACGGATCTGGAGACTGTTCCCTGA
- the murJ gene encoding murein biosynthesis integral membrane protein MurJ, which yields MSLVKKFATVASGTLMSRALGFGREMLMAAALGTGPVADAFNAAFQFPNTFRRLFAEGAFNAAFVPLFAKEIEQHGNEGAKRFSEEVFGVLFSALLALTVAMEVAMPLIVRYLVAPGFADIPGKFETTVTLATIMFPYLICMSLGAMMAGMLNSLRRYFAAAIAPAFLNIILISVLAYAWYHGLDAHDVGFGLSWGVLAAGIVQLAIVWVAVRHAGISIGFRRPKMTPNVKRLLILALPAAITGGITQINQLIGTAIASGQNSAVSSLAYADRIYQLPLGVVGVAVAIVLLPELSRALKSGNLIEAANLQNRSVEFTLFMTLPAAAALWVMSEPIVRLVYERGAFAANHSTPVVASILAIFGLGLPAFVLIKAFTPGYFAREDTRTPMIFAAISVGVNVATALTLFPSMGAPGIAVASAVAGWVNALMLLGMLIRRGHWGRDIPLLKRIPRLVLSAVIMATALYFAEHYFATRVGPGSPLVVKATTLFALVGGGAALYFIAAFGTGGADFGMIRRNVKRGSAKTPPVREQSPDP from the coding sequence ATGAGCCTCGTCAAGAAATTCGCCACCGTCGCGTCCGGCACGCTGATGAGCCGCGCGCTGGGTTTCGGCCGCGAGATGCTGATGGCGGCTGCCCTCGGCACCGGGCCGGTCGCCGACGCCTTCAACGCCGCCTTCCAGTTCCCCAACACCTTCCGCCGGCTGTTCGCCGAAGGCGCCTTCAACGCCGCTTTCGTGCCGCTCTTCGCCAAGGAGATCGAGCAGCATGGCAATGAAGGCGCCAAGCGCTTCTCGGAGGAAGTGTTCGGCGTGCTGTTTTCGGCGCTTTTGGCGCTGACCGTCGCGATGGAAGTCGCGATGCCGCTCATCGTGCGCTACCTCGTGGCGCCGGGCTTCGCCGACATTCCGGGCAAGTTCGAGACGACTGTCACGCTCGCCACGATCATGTTCCCCTACCTGATCTGCATGTCGCTCGGCGCCATGATGGCAGGCATGCTGAACTCGCTGCGCCGCTATTTCGCGGCGGCGATCGCGCCCGCCTTCCTCAACATCATCCTGATCAGCGTGCTCGCCTACGCCTGGTACCATGGGCTCGACGCGCATGATGTCGGCTTCGGGCTCTCCTGGGGCGTGCTGGCGGCGGGCATCGTGCAACTCGCCATCGTCTGGGTGGCGGTGCGCCACGCCGGCATCTCGATCGGTTTCCGCCGGCCGAAGATGACGCCGAACGTCAAGCGGCTGCTGATCCTGGCGCTGCCGGCGGCGATCACCGGCGGCATCACCCAGATCAATCAGCTGATCGGCACGGCGATCGCCTCGGGGCAGAACAGCGCGGTTTCGTCACTCGCCTATGCCGACCGCATCTATCAGCTGCCGCTCGGCGTCGTCGGCGTGGCCGTCGCCATCGTGCTGTTGCCGGAACTGTCGCGGGCGCTGAAATCGGGCAACCTCATCGAGGCCGCCAATCTGCAGAACCGCTCGGTCGAGTTCACCCTGTTCATGACCTTGCCGGCGGCGGCGGCGCTCTGGGTGATGTCGGAGCCGATCGTGCGGCTGGTCTATGAGCGCGGGGCGTTTGCCGCCAACCACTCGACGCCGGTCGTCGCCTCGATCCTGGCGATCTTCGGCCTCGGCCTGCCGGCCTTCGTGCTGATCAAGGCCTTCACGCCCGGCTATTTCGCGCGCGAGGACACGCGCACGCCGATGATCTTCGCGGCCATCTCGGTTGGCGTGAACGTCGCCACGGCGCTGACCCTGTTCCCGTCGATGGGCGCGCCGGGCATCGCGGTCGCCTCGGCCGTCGCCGGCTGGGTCAACGCGCTGATGCTGCTCGGCATGCTGATCCGGCGCGGCCATTGGGGCCGCGACATACCGCTTCTGAAGCGCATTCCGCGGCTGGTGCTGTCGGCGGTGATCATGGCGACCGCGCTTTACTTCGCCGAGCACTACTTCGCCACAAGGGTCGGGCCCGGCTCGCCCCTGGTGGTGAAGGCGACGACGCTGTTCGCGCTGGTCGGCGGAGGTGCGGCGCTCTATTTCATCGCCGCCTTCGGCACCGGCGGCGCCGATTTCGGCATGATCCGCAGGAATGTGAAGCGAGGCTCGGCGAAGACTCCGCCTGTCAGGGAACAGTCTCCAGATCCGTGA
- a CDS encoding [protein-PII] uridylyltransferase encodes MAKISLKLEEIIDGEALRRDLTALTATSAGDGSGPAVRTAVLQLLKGRLAEGRRIAEAMLKQDGGGNACAERLSHLMDELIRALYDFAATHVYRVKNRSVAERMAVVAVGGYGRGTLAPGSDIDLLFLLPYKQTPWGEQIVEYMLYMLWDMGLKVGHATRNIEECLRLSRSDITIRTSILEARFLWGERKLYDELLTRFDHEVVRTTGPEYVQAKLAERDERHAKAGESRYLVEPNVKDGKGGLRDLQTLFWIGKYFYRVRTGEELVEKGVFTDAEYREFQKAEDFLWAVRCHMHFLTGKAEERLHFDIQREIAERLGYTTHPGLSAVERFMKHYFLVAKDVGDLTRIFCAALEEEQAKHVPGFNRIFLTFQRRKRKLAGTSDFIVDNHRINIADDSVFERDPVNLLRLFWFADKHGLEFHPDALKLLTRSLGLVNKSLRRDEEANRLFLDILTSDRNAELNLRRMNEAGLLGRLIPDFGKIVAMMQFSMYHHYTVDEHLIRCIGVLAEIERGDGAKVHPLSHSLMPGLKKSREALYVAVLLHDIAKGRPEDHSEAGARIARRICPHMGLSAADTETVAWLVENHLVMSMTAQTRDLNDRKTIEDFASIVQSVERLKLLLILTVCDIRGVGPGVWNGWKGQLLRTLYFETELLLTGGFSEVTRAERAAAARERLAEALGAWPAKERKRYVAQHYENYLLTVDLPDQLRHAEFIREADAAGKKLATMVKTHEFEAVTEITVLAPDHPRLLSIIAGACAAAGGNIVDAQIFTTSDGRALDTILISREFDLDEDERRRAERVGRLIEDVLSGKSWLPEMIEKRTKPKRGAKAFRIPPRAEIRNTLSNRFSVIEVEGLDRPGLLSEITGTLSDLSLDIASAHITTFGEKVIDTFYVTDLTGQKIDSPTRTAAIHKRLIDTLEGNSPERTGKAKAAAE; translated from the coding sequence ATGGCAAAGATCTCCCTGAAACTCGAAGAAATCATCGATGGCGAAGCCTTGCGCCGCGACCTGACCGCGCTGACGGCGACAAGCGCCGGCGATGGTTCGGGACCGGCGGTTCGCACCGCCGTCCTCCAATTGCTCAAAGGCAGGCTGGCGGAGGGCCGCAGGATCGCCGAGGCTATGCTCAAGCAGGATGGCGGCGGCAATGCCTGCGCCGAACGGCTCTCGCATCTGATGGATGAACTGATCCGGGCGCTCTATGATTTCGCCGCCACCCACGTCTACCGGGTCAAGAACCGGTCCGTGGCCGAGCGCATGGCGGTCGTGGCCGTCGGCGGCTACGGTCGCGGCACGCTGGCGCCGGGCTCCGACATCGACCTGCTTTTCCTCTTGCCCTACAAGCAGACGCCGTGGGGCGAGCAGATCGTCGAATACATGCTCTACATGCTGTGGGACATGGGGCTGAAGGTCGGCCATGCCACCCGCAACATCGAGGAATGCCTCAGGCTCTCACGCAGCGACATCACCATCCGCACCTCGATCCTCGAGGCACGTTTCCTGTGGGGCGAACGCAAGCTCTATGACGAGCTGCTGACCCGCTTCGACCATGAGGTGGTGCGCACGACCGGGCCGGAATATGTGCAGGCGAAGCTCGCCGAGCGCGACGAGCGCCATGCCAAGGCCGGCGAAAGCCGCTATCTGGTCGAGCCCAACGTCAAGGACGGCAAGGGCGGGTTGCGCGACCTGCAGACGCTGTTCTGGATCGGCAAATACTTCTATCGCGTGCGCACTGGCGAGGAACTCGTCGAGAAGGGCGTCTTCACCGACGCCGAATACCGCGAATTCCAGAAGGCCGAGGACTTTTTGTGGGCCGTGCGCTGCCACATGCATTTCCTCACCGGCAAGGCGGAAGAGCGGCTGCACTTCGACATCCAGCGCGAGATCGCCGAACGGCTCGGCTACACCACGCATCCCGGCCTGTCGGCGGTCGAGCGCTTCATGAAGCATTATTTCCTCGTAGCCAAGGATGTCGGCGATCTTACCCGCATCTTCTGCGCGGCGCTCGAGGAAGAGCAGGCCAAGCATGTGCCGGGCTTCAATCGCATCTTCCTCACCTTCCAGCGGCGCAAGCGCAAGCTTGCCGGCACCTCCGACTTCATCGTCGACAACCACCGCATCAATATCGCCGACGACAGCGTGTTCGAGCGCGACCCGGTCAATCTGCTGAGGCTCTTCTGGTTCGCCGACAAGCACGGGCTGGAGTTCCATCCCGACGCACTGAAGCTGCTCACCCGCTCGCTGGGTCTCGTCAACAAGTCGCTCCGGCGCGACGAGGAGGCCAACCGGCTGTTCCTCGACATATTGACGTCGGACCGCAACGCCGAACTCAACCTGCGGCGCATGAACGAGGCCGGGCTGCTCGGCAGGCTGATCCCCGACTTCGGCAAGATCGTCGCCATGATGCAGTTCTCGATGTATCACCACTACACGGTGGACGAGCATCTGATCCGCTGCATCGGCGTGCTGGCCGAGATCGAGCGCGGCGACGGCGCCAAGGTGCATCCGCTGTCGCATTCGCTGATGCCGGGCCTGAAGAAGAGCCGCGAGGCGCTCTATGTCGCCGTGCTGCTGCACGACATCGCCAAGGGCAGGCCGGAGGATCATTCCGAGGCCGGCGCCCGCATTGCGCGGCGCATCTGCCCGCATATGGGACTATCTGCCGCCGACACCGAGACGGTCGCCTGGCTGGTCGAGAACCATCTCGTCATGTCGATGACGGCGCAGACGCGCGACCTCAACGACCGTAAGACGATCGAGGATTTCGCCTCGATCGTGCAGTCGGTGGAACGGCTGAAGCTGCTTTTGATCCTCACCGTCTGCGACATCCGCGGCGTCGGGCCCGGTGTCTGGAACGGCTGGAAGGGGCAATTGCTGCGCACGCTCTATTTCGAGACCGAACTGCTGCTTACCGGCGGCTTTTCGGAGGTCACGCGCGCCGAGCGTGCGGCCGCGGCGCGCGAGCGGCTGGCGGAGGCACTTGGCGCCTGGCCGGCCAAGGAGCGCAAGCGCTATGTCGCCCAGCACTACGAAAACTATCTGCTGACCGTCGACCTGCCGGACCAGCTCCGCCATGCCGAATTCATCCGCGAGGCCGACGCGGCGGGAAAGAAGCTCGCCACCATGGTCAAGACGCATGAGTTCGAGGCGGTGACCGAGATCACCGTGCTGGCGCCGGACCATCCGCGCCTGCTGTCGATCATCGCCGGAGCCTGCGCCGCGGCCGGCGGCAACATCGTCGACGCGCAAATCTTCACCACATCCGACGGACGCGCGCTGGACACCATCCTGATCTCCCGGGAGTTCGACCTCGACGAGGACGAGCGGCGCCGCGCCGAGCGGGTCGGCCGGCTGATCGAGGACGTGCTTTCCGGCAAGAGCTGGCTGCCTGAGATGATCGAGAAGCGCACCAAGCCGAAGCGCGGCGCCAAGGCGTTCCGCATCCCGCCGCGCGCCGAGATCCGCAACACGCTCTCCAACCGCTTCTCGGTGATCGAGGTCGAGGGGCTGGACCGGCCGGGCCTGCTCTCCGAGATCACCGGCACGCTCTCCGACCTGTCGCTCGACATCGCCTCGGCGCATATCACCACCTTCGGCGAGAAGGTCATCGACACCTTCTATGTCACCGACCTGACCGGCCAGAAGATCGACAGCCCGACGCGCACCGCCGCCATCCACAAGCGGCTGATCGATACGCTGGAAGGCAATTCGCCGGAACGCACCGGCAAGGCCAAGGCGGCGGCCGAGTGA